From a single Phragmites australis chromosome 7, lpPhrAust1.1, whole genome shotgun sequence genomic region:
- the LOC133925031 gene encoding autophagy-related protein 23-like isoform X2 yields the protein MSSRNRSAAAAAASSAATPAAPSLRTPRRLRRRPLKASASVGGGRRSGPATPLLKWDVGGGGEGKAGDEAGAARETRAQGVSVRRLAAGVWRLRPPEAVVGGAGGGERRVRVGVEHIPRHLQVQLLKQNTLGHHQSPKNEVSSPISVLERKSGELHKLHATSAVLPVITMENATKWEPEGIKGMESHDAYLIASQLNLLDEQQDTTYVANLQMELQQARDRVSELETERRAAKKKLDHLFKKLTEEKAAWRNREHAKVRAILEDMKADLDHEKKNRRRLEMINLKLVNELKEAKMSANQLLQEYEKERKARELIEEVCNELAREVEEDKAQIEALKQDSLKLREEVDEERKMLQMAEVWREERVQMKLIDAKLTLDAKYTQLSTLQQDVEAFIAACSCAKRDIMVVEEAENIIQAIKSVRAQDTEFRYDPPAASEDMFSIFEELRPSEEPVIKEIEPCYKNSSAICESEIQEASPMTDIFLEKKAQVYSNKSPQDESDNEDGSSWETISHVDMQGSRGSPDGSEPSVNKIYDGSMSWKSRNDFVYRENEKLKDELTDAYLANMNQPKKKESAISKLWKSSRPKNSEICKKDAVETVNVRSSNVRLSVGTYSTVESGIQEIGLSPPSVGQWSSPGSMNIQFNRGFKGCIEYPRTSQKHSLKAKLMEARMENQKVQLRQVLKQKI from the exons ATGAGCTCCAGGAACCgctccgctgccgccgccgccgcctcctccgccgcaaCCCCCGCGGCGCCGTCTCTCAGGACGCCGCGCCGGTTGCGCCGGCGACCGCTCAAGGCCTCGGCTTCGgtcggcggcgggcggcggagcGGGCCCGCGACGCCGCTGCTGAAATGGGAtgtgggcggcggcggtgaggggAAGGCTGGCGACGAAGCGGGGGCCGCACGGGAGACGAGGGCGCAGGGGGTGTCAGTGCGGAGGCTTGCCGCCGGGGTGTGGCGGCTGCGGCCTCCCGAGGCGGTGGTAGGGGGCGCGGGAGGTGGCGAGAGGAGGGTCCGCGTGGGAGTCGAG CATATCCCAAGACATCTACAAGTCCAGCTCCTTAAACAAAACACTCTGGGTCATCACCAGAGTCCTAAGAATGAGGTTTCAAGCCCCATTTCTGTTTTGGAGCGGAAGAGTGGAGAGCTCCACAAG CTTCATGCTACTTCAGCTGTGCTACCAGTCATCACCATGGAGAACGCAACAAAATGGGAGCCTGAGGGCATAAAGGGAATGGAATCACATGATGCCTATCTTATAGCAAGTCAACTAAATCTTCTGGATGAACAGCAAGACACAACTTATGTTGCTAACCTCCAGATGGAGCTCCAGCAAGCACGTGACCGGGTAAGTGAGCTGGAAACTGAGCGGCGGGCAGCTAAGAAGAAGCTTGACCACTTGTTCAAGAAACTCACAGAGGAGAAAGCGGCTTGGAGGAACAGAGAGCATGCGAAGGTGCGTGCTATTCTTGAGGATATGAAAGCTGATCTGGACCATGAGAAGAAAAACAGGAGGCGGCTTGAGATGATCAACTTGAAACTCGTCAATGAGCTGAAGGAGGCCAAGATGTCAGCGAATCAGCTGTTGCAAGAgtatgagaaagagagaaaggcGCGTGAGCTCATTGAGGAGGTGTGCAATGAGCTCGcaagagaggtggaggaagaCAAAGCTCAGATTGAGGCCTTAAAACAGGACTCCCTGAAGCTGCGAGAGGAGGTAGATGAGGAGCGGAAGATGCTGCAGATGGCTGAGGTGTGGCGTGAAGAACGGGTGCAGATGAAGCTTATTGATGCAAAACTCACTCTCGATGCCAAATACACACAATTGAGCACATTGCAACAGGATGTTGAGGCTTTTATTGCTGCATGCAGTTGTGCTAAAAGAGATATCATGGTAGTTGAGGAAGCAGAGAACATAATACAGGCGATCAAGTCGGTCAGAGCCCAAGATACTGAATTCAGATATGACCCACCAGCAGCATCAGAAGACATGTTTTCCATTTTTGAAGAGCTGCGTCCAAGTGAGGAGCCTGTCATCAAGGAGATTGAGCCATGCTACAAGAATAGCTCTGCCATATGTGAATCAGAAATCCAAGAGGCTAGCCCAATGACAGATATATTCCTTGAAAAGAAAGCCCAGGTGTACTCAAATAAAAGCCCTCAAGATGAAAGCGACAATGAAGATGGCAGTAGCTGGGAGACAATAAGCCATGTTGATATGCAGGGTTCAAGGGGTTCACCTGACGGAAGCGAACCATCAGTCAACAAGATCTATGATGGAAGCATGTCTTGGAAGAGCAGAAATGATTTTGTGTATAGGGAAAACGAGAAGCTAAAGGATGAGTTGACCGATGCATACCTGGCAAACATGAACCAACCAAAGAAGAAAGAATCAGCCATATCAAAACTCTGGAAGTCATCCCGACCAAAGAACAGCGAAATATGCAAGAAGGATGCAGTTGAAACAGTAAATGTGAGATCATCAAATGTAAGGCTCTCAGTCGGGACTTATTCTACTGTTGAAAGTGGCATTCAGGAAATAGGACTCAGTCCACCGAGCGTAGGGCAATGGAGCTCACCGGGCTCCATGAACATTCAATTCAACCGGGGCTTCAAGGGCTGTATAGAGTACCCGCGGACGTCCCAGAAACACAGCTTGAAGGCAAAGCTCATGGAGGCACGGATGGAGAACCAGAAGGTCCAGCTCCGCCAAGTGCTCAAGCAGAAGATCTAG
- the LOC133925031 gene encoding autophagy-related protein 23-like isoform X3 — translation MAIYEGSRDAATHIPRHLQVQLLKQNTLGHHQSPKNEVSSPISVLERKSGELHKVQLHATSAVLPVITMENATKWEPEGIKGMESHDAYLIASQLNLLDEQQDTTYVANLQMELQQARDRVSELETERRAAKKKLDHLFKKLTEEKAAWRNREHAKVRAILEDMKADLDHEKKNRRRLEMINLKLVNELKEAKMSANQLLQEYEKERKARELIEEVCNELAREVEEDKAQIEALKQDSLKLREEVDEERKMLQMAEVWREERVQMKLIDAKLTLDAKYTQLSTLQQDVEAFIAACSCAKRDIMVVEEAENIIQAIKSVRAQDTEFRYDPPAASEDMFSIFEELRPSEEPVIKEIEPCYKNSSAICESEIQEASPMTDIFLEKKAQVYSNKSPQDESDNEDGSSWETISHVDMQGSRGSPDGSEPSVNKIYDGSMSWKSRNDFVYRENEKLKDELTDAYLANMNQPKKKESAISKLWKSSRPKNSEICKKDAVETVNVRSSNVRLSVGTYSTVESGIQEIGLSPPSVGQWSSPGSMNIQFNRGFKGCIEYPRTSQKHSLKAKLMEARMENQKVQLRQVLKQKI, via the exons ATGGCCATTTATGAAGGCAGCCGTGATGCAGCCACA CATATCCCAAGACATCTACAAGTCCAGCTCCTTAAACAAAACACTCTGGGTCATCACCAGAGTCCTAAGAATGAGGTTTCAAGCCCCATTTCTGTTTTGGAGCGGAAGAGTGGAGAGCTCCACAAG GTACAGCTTCATGCTACTTCAGCTGTGCTACCAGTCATCACCATGGAGAACGCAACAAAATGGGAGCCTGAGGGCATAAAGGGAATGGAATCACATGATGCCTATCTTATAGCAAGTCAACTAAATCTTCTGGATGAACAGCAAGACACAACTTATGTTGCTAACCTCCAGATGGAGCTCCAGCAAGCACGTGACCGGGTAAGTGAGCTGGAAACTGAGCGGCGGGCAGCTAAGAAGAAGCTTGACCACTTGTTCAAGAAACTCACAGAGGAGAAAGCGGCTTGGAGGAACAGAGAGCATGCGAAGGTGCGTGCTATTCTTGAGGATATGAAAGCTGATCTGGACCATGAGAAGAAAAACAGGAGGCGGCTTGAGATGATCAACTTGAAACTCGTCAATGAGCTGAAGGAGGCCAAGATGTCAGCGAATCAGCTGTTGCAAGAgtatgagaaagagagaaaggcGCGTGAGCTCATTGAGGAGGTGTGCAATGAGCTCGcaagagaggtggaggaagaCAAAGCTCAGATTGAGGCCTTAAAACAGGACTCCCTGAAGCTGCGAGAGGAGGTAGATGAGGAGCGGAAGATGCTGCAGATGGCTGAGGTGTGGCGTGAAGAACGGGTGCAGATGAAGCTTATTGATGCAAAACTCACTCTCGATGCCAAATACACACAATTGAGCACATTGCAACAGGATGTTGAGGCTTTTATTGCTGCATGCAGTTGTGCTAAAAGAGATATCATGGTAGTTGAGGAAGCAGAGAACATAATACAGGCGATCAAGTCGGTCAGAGCCCAAGATACTGAATTCAGATATGACCCACCAGCAGCATCAGAAGACATGTTTTCCATTTTTGAAGAGCTGCGTCCAAGTGAGGAGCCTGTCATCAAGGAGATTGAGCCATGCTACAAGAATAGCTCTGCCATATGTGAATCAGAAATCCAAGAGGCTAGCCCAATGACAGATATATTCCTTGAAAAGAAAGCCCAGGTGTACTCAAATAAAAGCCCTCAAGATGAAAGCGACAATGAAGATGGCAGTAGCTGGGAGACAATAAGCCATGTTGATATGCAGGGTTCAAGGGGTTCACCTGACGGAAGCGAACCATCAGTCAACAAGATCTATGATGGAAGCATGTCTTGGAAGAGCAGAAATGATTTTGTGTATAGGGAAAACGAGAAGCTAAAGGATGAGTTGACCGATGCATACCTGGCAAACATGAACCAACCAAAGAAGAAAGAATCAGCCATATCAAAACTCTGGAAGTCATCCCGACCAAAGAACAGCGAAATATGCAAGAAGGATGCAGTTGAAACAGTAAATGTGAGATCATCAAATGTAAGGCTCTCAGTCGGGACTTATTCTACTGTTGAAAGTGGCATTCAGGAAATAGGACTCAGTCCACCGAGCGTAGGGCAATGGAGCTCACCGGGCTCCATGAACATTCAATTCAACCGGGGCTTCAAGGGCTGTATAGAGTACCCGCGGACGTCCCAGAAACACAGCTTGAAGGCAAAGCTCATGGAGGCACGGATGGAGAACCAGAAGGTCCAGCTCCGCCAAGTGCTCAAGCAGAAGATCTAG
- the LOC133925031 gene encoding autophagy-related protein 23-like isoform X1, with protein MSSRNRSAAAAAASSAATPAAPSLRTPRRLRRRPLKASASVGGGRRSGPATPLLKWDVGGGGEGKAGDEAGAARETRAQGVSVRRLAAGVWRLRPPEAVVGGAGGGERRVRVGVEHIPRHLQVQLLKQNTLGHHQSPKNEVSSPISVLERKSGELHKVQLHATSAVLPVITMENATKWEPEGIKGMESHDAYLIASQLNLLDEQQDTTYVANLQMELQQARDRVSELETERRAAKKKLDHLFKKLTEEKAAWRNREHAKVRAILEDMKADLDHEKKNRRRLEMINLKLVNELKEAKMSANQLLQEYEKERKARELIEEVCNELAREVEEDKAQIEALKQDSLKLREEVDEERKMLQMAEVWREERVQMKLIDAKLTLDAKYTQLSTLQQDVEAFIAACSCAKRDIMVVEEAENIIQAIKSVRAQDTEFRYDPPAASEDMFSIFEELRPSEEPVIKEIEPCYKNSSAICESEIQEASPMTDIFLEKKAQVYSNKSPQDESDNEDGSSWETISHVDMQGSRGSPDGSEPSVNKIYDGSMSWKSRNDFVYRENEKLKDELTDAYLANMNQPKKKESAISKLWKSSRPKNSEICKKDAVETVNVRSSNVRLSVGTYSTVESGIQEIGLSPPSVGQWSSPGSMNIQFNRGFKGCIEYPRTSQKHSLKAKLMEARMENQKVQLRQVLKQKI; from the exons ATGAGCTCCAGGAACCgctccgctgccgccgccgccgcctcctccgccgcaaCCCCCGCGGCGCCGTCTCTCAGGACGCCGCGCCGGTTGCGCCGGCGACCGCTCAAGGCCTCGGCTTCGgtcggcggcgggcggcggagcGGGCCCGCGACGCCGCTGCTGAAATGGGAtgtgggcggcggcggtgaggggAAGGCTGGCGACGAAGCGGGGGCCGCACGGGAGACGAGGGCGCAGGGGGTGTCAGTGCGGAGGCTTGCCGCCGGGGTGTGGCGGCTGCGGCCTCCCGAGGCGGTGGTAGGGGGCGCGGGAGGTGGCGAGAGGAGGGTCCGCGTGGGAGTCGAG CATATCCCAAGACATCTACAAGTCCAGCTCCTTAAACAAAACACTCTGGGTCATCACCAGAGTCCTAAGAATGAGGTTTCAAGCCCCATTTCTGTTTTGGAGCGGAAGAGTGGAGAGCTCCACAAG GTACAGCTTCATGCTACTTCAGCTGTGCTACCAGTCATCACCATGGAGAACGCAACAAAATGGGAGCCTGAGGGCATAAAGGGAATGGAATCACATGATGCCTATCTTATAGCAAGTCAACTAAATCTTCTGGATGAACAGCAAGACACAACTTATGTTGCTAACCTCCAGATGGAGCTCCAGCAAGCACGTGACCGGGTAAGTGAGCTGGAAACTGAGCGGCGGGCAGCTAAGAAGAAGCTTGACCACTTGTTCAAGAAACTCACAGAGGAGAAAGCGGCTTGGAGGAACAGAGAGCATGCGAAGGTGCGTGCTATTCTTGAGGATATGAAAGCTGATCTGGACCATGAGAAGAAAAACAGGAGGCGGCTTGAGATGATCAACTTGAAACTCGTCAATGAGCTGAAGGAGGCCAAGATGTCAGCGAATCAGCTGTTGCAAGAgtatgagaaagagagaaaggcGCGTGAGCTCATTGAGGAGGTGTGCAATGAGCTCGcaagagaggtggaggaagaCAAAGCTCAGATTGAGGCCTTAAAACAGGACTCCCTGAAGCTGCGAGAGGAGGTAGATGAGGAGCGGAAGATGCTGCAGATGGCTGAGGTGTGGCGTGAAGAACGGGTGCAGATGAAGCTTATTGATGCAAAACTCACTCTCGATGCCAAATACACACAATTGAGCACATTGCAACAGGATGTTGAGGCTTTTATTGCTGCATGCAGTTGTGCTAAAAGAGATATCATGGTAGTTGAGGAAGCAGAGAACATAATACAGGCGATCAAGTCGGTCAGAGCCCAAGATACTGAATTCAGATATGACCCACCAGCAGCATCAGAAGACATGTTTTCCATTTTTGAAGAGCTGCGTCCAAGTGAGGAGCCTGTCATCAAGGAGATTGAGCCATGCTACAAGAATAGCTCTGCCATATGTGAATCAGAAATCCAAGAGGCTAGCCCAATGACAGATATATTCCTTGAAAAGAAAGCCCAGGTGTACTCAAATAAAAGCCCTCAAGATGAAAGCGACAATGAAGATGGCAGTAGCTGGGAGACAATAAGCCATGTTGATATGCAGGGTTCAAGGGGTTCACCTGACGGAAGCGAACCATCAGTCAACAAGATCTATGATGGAAGCATGTCTTGGAAGAGCAGAAATGATTTTGTGTATAGGGAAAACGAGAAGCTAAAGGATGAGTTGACCGATGCATACCTGGCAAACATGAACCAACCAAAGAAGAAAGAATCAGCCATATCAAAACTCTGGAAGTCATCCCGACCAAAGAACAGCGAAATATGCAAGAAGGATGCAGTTGAAACAGTAAATGTGAGATCATCAAATGTAAGGCTCTCAGTCGGGACTTATTCTACTGTTGAAAGTGGCATTCAGGAAATAGGACTCAGTCCACCGAGCGTAGGGCAATGGAGCTCACCGGGCTCCATGAACATTCAATTCAACCGGGGCTTCAAGGGCTGTATAGAGTACCCGCGGACGTCCCAGAAACACAGCTTGAAGGCAAAGCTCATGGAGGCACGGATGGAGAACCAGAAGGTCCAGCTCCGCCAAGTGCTCAAGCAGAAGATCTAG